One genomic region from Cellulomonas hominis encodes:
- a CDS encoding inositol-3-phosphate synthase codes for MTAIRVAIAGVGNCASSLVQGVHYYADADPSTKVPGLMHVQFGDYHVRDLEFVLAFDVDAKKVGFDLSEAIVASENNTIKIADVPPLGVTVQRGPTLDGVGKYYAQTIEESDAEPVDVVQALKDAKVDVLVSYLPVGSEEADKFYAQAAIDAGVAFVNALPVFIASDPEWAAKFEAAGVPIVGDDIKSQVGATITHRVLARLFEDRGVILDRTYQLNVGGNMDFKNMLERERLESKKVSKTQAVTSNLEDGPLAGKKEDRNVHIGPSDYVAWLDDRKWAYVRLEGRAFGEVPLNLEYKLEVWDSPNSAGIIIDAVRAAKIALDRGIGGPILSASTYFMKSPPVQNEDRYGRELVEKFIAGEIER; via the coding sequence ATGACCGCCATCCGCGTGGCTATCGCAGGCGTGGGCAACTGCGCCTCGTCGCTGGTCCAGGGCGTGCACTACTACGCCGACGCCGACCCGAGCACCAAGGTGCCGGGCCTCATGCACGTGCAGTTCGGGGACTACCACGTCCGCGACCTCGAGTTCGTCCTGGCGTTCGACGTCGACGCGAAGAAGGTCGGCTTCGACCTCTCCGAGGCGATCGTGGCCTCCGAGAACAACACCATCAAGATCGCGGACGTCCCGCCGCTCGGCGTGACCGTGCAGCGCGGCCCGACCCTCGACGGCGTCGGCAAGTACTACGCGCAGACCATCGAGGAGTCCGACGCGGAGCCCGTGGACGTCGTCCAGGCGCTCAAGGACGCCAAGGTCGACGTGCTCGTCTCCTACCTGCCGGTGGGCTCCGAGGAGGCCGACAAGTTCTACGCGCAGGCCGCCATCGACGCGGGCGTCGCGTTCGTCAACGCGCTGCCGGTCTTCATCGCCTCCGACCCGGAGTGGGCCGCGAAGTTCGAGGCCGCCGGCGTCCCGATCGTCGGCGACGACATCAAGTCCCAGGTCGGCGCGACCATCACGCACCGCGTGCTCGCCCGCCTGTTCGAGGACCGCGGCGTCATCCTGGACCGCACGTACCAGCTGAACGTCGGCGGCAACATGGACTTCAAGAACATGCTCGAGCGCGAGCGCCTGGAGTCCAAGAAGGTCTCGAAGACCCAGGCGGTCACCTCCAACCTCGAGGACGGCCCGCTGGCCGGCAAGAAGGAGGACCGCAACGTCCACATCGGCCCGTCGGACTACGTCGCGTGGCTCGACGACCGCAAGTGGGCGTACGTCCGCCTCGAGGGCCGCGCGTTCGGCGAGGTGCCCCTGAACCTCGAGTACAAGCTCGAGGTCTGGGACTCCCCGAACTCCGCGGGCATCATCATCGACGCGGTCCGCGCGGCGAAGATCGCGCTCGACCGCGGCATCGGCGGCCCGATCCTGTCGGCGTCGACCTACTTCATGAAGTCCCCGCCGGTCCAGAACGAGGACCGCTACGGCCGGGAGCTCGTGGAGAAGTTCATCGCGGGCGAGATCGAGCGCTGA
- a CDS encoding PadR family transcriptional regulator, translating to MRGRQDVLESAILGLLHDSPMHGYELRKRLNLLLGSFRALSYGSLYPCLKALVARGWIAGSDPQDAPAHGLSGKRARIVYQLTAEGKEQFQHVLASSGPAAWEDENFGFRFAFFGQTDAETRLRILEGRRTRMTERLELIKDSVSRTRVRMDEYTLELQRHGLEQVEREVRWLDDLIDHERSNRGARPQGTGRPADARPEAVEDDPIVAAQPPQKERG from the coding sequence GTGCGCGGACGTCAGGACGTGCTCGAGTCGGCGATCCTCGGGCTGCTGCACGACTCCCCGATGCACGGGTACGAGCTCCGCAAGCGGCTCAACCTGCTGCTCGGGTCGTTCCGGGCGCTGTCCTACGGCTCGCTCTACCCGTGCCTCAAGGCGCTGGTCGCGCGCGGCTGGATCGCCGGTTCCGACCCGCAGGACGCGCCCGCGCACGGGCTGTCCGGCAAGCGCGCCCGCATCGTCTACCAGCTCACCGCCGAGGGCAAGGAGCAGTTCCAGCACGTGCTGGCCTCCTCGGGCCCCGCGGCCTGGGAGGACGAGAACTTCGGCTTCCGGTTCGCGTTCTTCGGCCAGACCGACGCGGAGACCCGGCTGCGGATCCTCGAGGGCCGGCGCACCCGGATGACCGAGCGGCTGGAGCTCATCAAGGACTCCGTGTCCCGCACCCGCGTCCGCATGGACGAGTACACCCTCGAGCTCCAGCGTCACGGGCTCGAGCAGGTCGAGCGCGAGGTCCGCTGGCTCGACGACCTCATCGACCACGAGCGCAGCAACCGCGGCGCCCGTCCCCAGGGCACCGGCCGTCCGGCCGACGCCCGCCCCGAAGCTGTCGAGGATGACCCCATCGTCGCGGCACAACCCCCTCAGAAGGAGCGAGGATGA
- a CDS encoding penicillin-binding protein: MAGSTRRSTTNAPRGGASRTAPSGGRRRIFDYPRRGYTGLHRWLPSWRFVVGSILSFVFLCLGVAVAAYALTDVPAPDDFAEEQASVVYYADGTTELGRYEGPNRNLVDYETLPEHVGQAVVSAEDHTFFENQGISITGMGRALLNNLRGGDTQGGSTLTQQYVERYYVGETTTSYVGKAKEALLAIKIAQTETKEQILGRYLNTIYFGRNAYGIDAAARSYFGVSAAELDVSQAAMLAGLIPSPNNWDPAVSPEKAEQRWNYVLDGMVRDGFLAQADRDALTFPAVQPYERSNRLGGPNGYLLEYVTQELTATGSITEDMLSRRGLTIVTTIEKPVQDTAVGSVAQVRSGELAGGAVPDPALKVGIVSIDPTNGAIVSMYGGEDYLTDMINRATRGRVQGGSTFKPFTLIAALENGIPLTERYNGRSPQEFGDWKVNNFGFEDFGDIDLVKATEQSVNTVYAQVNIEVGPEKTAEVAARAGVTSPVNTEPSNVLGSDDVSPLDMASAYATIAAQGVYHKPYMVAQATYPDGDVAYTGETTPTQVFDAGVMADTTYAMTQVVQKGSGKTYIKPIGRDIAGKTGTSNENKSAWFVGFTPQIVTSVALSQVGENGKDVVSITPWGKGVTEVTGSTWPARLWAQYMTPVLQLEKYATPTPFPARADVNADRKPTATPTTQAPVETQAPVEPEEPATVAVPSIGSGMKIADAQAAITNAGLVPAVAEEDSDQPKGTVLGVNPGSGTQVAPGSTVTIRVSRGPQQADPGPTQSPAPPANGNAAGNAGTTG, translated from the coding sequence TTGGCAGGCTCCACCCGACGGTCCACGACGAACGCCCCCCGCGGCGGCGCGTCCCGGACCGCCCCCTCCGGCGGCCGGCGGCGGATCTTCGACTACCCCCGCCGCGGCTACACCGGCCTGCACCGCTGGCTGCCCTCGTGGCGGTTCGTCGTCGGCAGCATCCTGTCGTTCGTCTTCCTGTGCCTGGGCGTCGCGGTCGCCGCGTACGCGCTGACCGACGTCCCGGCGCCCGACGACTTCGCCGAGGAGCAGGCGTCCGTCGTCTACTACGCGGACGGCACCACGGAGCTCGGCCGGTACGAGGGGCCGAACCGGAACCTCGTCGACTACGAGACGCTGCCGGAGCACGTCGGCCAGGCGGTCGTGTCCGCCGAGGACCACACGTTCTTCGAGAACCAGGGCATCTCGATCACCGGGATGGGCCGCGCGCTGCTCAACAACCTCCGGGGCGGCGACACCCAGGGCGGGTCGACGCTGACGCAGCAGTACGTCGAGCGGTACTACGTGGGCGAGACCACCACGTCGTACGTCGGCAAGGCCAAGGAGGCCCTGCTCGCGATCAAGATCGCGCAGACCGAGACCAAGGAGCAGATCCTCGGCCGGTACCTCAACACCATCTACTTCGGCCGGAACGCGTACGGCATCGACGCCGCGGCGCGGTCGTACTTCGGCGTCTCCGCCGCCGAGCTCGACGTCTCCCAGGCGGCGATGCTCGCGGGCCTGATCCCGTCCCCGAACAACTGGGACCCGGCGGTCAGCCCCGAGAAGGCCGAGCAGCGGTGGAACTACGTGCTCGACGGCATGGTCCGCGACGGGTTCCTCGCCCAGGCGGACCGCGACGCGCTGACGTTCCCCGCCGTGCAGCCGTACGAGCGCAGCAACCGGCTCGGCGGGCCGAACGGCTACCTGCTCGAGTACGTGACGCAGGAGCTGACCGCCACGGGCAGCATCACCGAGGACATGCTGTCGCGCCGCGGGCTGACGATCGTCACGACGATCGAGAAGCCGGTGCAGGACACCGCCGTCGGGTCCGTGGCCCAGGTGCGCAGCGGGGAGCTGGCCGGCGGCGCCGTCCCGGACCCGGCCCTCAAGGTCGGCATCGTCTCGATCGACCCCACGAACGGGGCGATCGTCTCGATGTACGGCGGCGAGGACTACCTGACCGACATGATCAACCGCGCGACCCGCGGGCGGGTCCAGGGCGGCTCGACCTTCAAGCCGTTCACGCTGATCGCGGCGCTCGAGAACGGCATCCCGCTCACCGAGCGGTACAACGGCCGGTCGCCGCAGGAGTTCGGCGACTGGAAGGTCAACAACTTCGGGTTCGAGGACTTCGGCGACATCGACCTGGTCAAGGCCACCGAGCAGTCCGTGAACACGGTGTACGCGCAGGTCAACATCGAGGTCGGGCCCGAGAAGACGGCCGAGGTCGCGGCGCGCGCCGGCGTCACCTCCCCGGTGAACACCGAGCCCTCCAACGTGCTCGGCAGCGACGACGTCAGCCCTCTGGACATGGCGTCGGCGTACGCGACGATCGCCGCTCAGGGCGTCTACCACAAGCCGTACATGGTGGCCCAGGCGACCTACCCGGACGGCGACGTCGCCTACACCGGCGAGACCACCCCGACGCAGGTGTTCGACGCGGGCGTCATGGCGGACACCACGTACGCGATGACCCAGGTCGTGCAGAAGGGCTCCGGCAAGACCTACATCAAGCCGATCGGGCGCGACATCGCCGGCAAGACCGGCACGTCGAACGAGAACAAGTCCGCCTGGTTCGTCGGGTTCACGCCCCAGATCGTCACGTCCGTCGCCCTCAGCCAGGTCGGCGAGAACGGCAAGGACGTCGTCAGCATCACGCCGTGGGGCAAGGGCGTCACGGAGGTCACGGGCAGCACCTGGCCGGCCCGGCTCTGGGCGCAGTACATGACCCCGGTGCTGCAGCTCGAGAAGTACGCGACGCCGACGCCGTTCCCCGCCCGGGCCGACGTGAACGCCGACCGGAAGCCGACCGCGACGCCCACCACGCAGGCGCCCGTGGAGACGCAGGCCCCGGTGGAGCCGGAGGAGCCGGCGACCGTGGCGGTGCCGTCGATCGGGTCCGGCATGAAGATCGCGGACGCGCAGGCCGCGATCACGAACGCCGGGCTGGTGCCCGCGGTCGCCGAGGAGGACAGCGACCAGCCCAAGGGCACCGTGCTCGGCGTCAACCCGGGCAGCGGCACGCAGGTCGCGCCGGGCTCGACGGTCACGATCCGGGTGTCGCGCGGGCCGCAGCAGGCCGACCCCGGCCCGACGCAGAGCCCGGCGCCGCCGGCCAACGGCAACGCCGCCGGGAACGCCGGCACCACCGGCTGA
- the rpsF gene encoding 30S ribosomal protein S6, producing MSLRQYEIMIILDPDIEERTVAPSLDKYLSVVKTDGGSVDKVDIWGRRRLAYDIKKKSEGIYAVVDFSSTPDTAKELDRQLGLNEAVLRTKVLRQDA from the coding sequence ATGAGCCTGCGTCAGTACGAGATCATGATCATCCTCGACCCCGACATCGAGGAGCGCACGGTCGCTCCGTCCCTCGACAAGTACCTGTCGGTCGTCAAGACCGACGGTGGCTCCGTCGACAAGGTGGACATCTGGGGCCGTCGCCGCCTGGCGTACGACATCAAGAAGAAGTCCGAGGGCATCTACGCCGTCGTGGACTTCTCCTCGACGCCGGACACCGCCAAGGAGCTGGACCGCCAGCTCGGCCTCAACGAGGCCGTCCTCCGCACGAAGGTGCTCCGCCAGGACGCCTGA
- a CDS encoding single-stranded DNA-binding protein produces the protein MAGDTTITVIGNLTADPELRFTPSGAAVANFTVASTPRTFDRQSNEWKDGDTLFLRCSIWREAAENVAESLTKGTRVIVSGRLVQRSYETREGEKRTVYELQVDEVGPSLRYASAKVTRTQRSGGGGGGFGGGGGGFSGGGGGGGFNGGGNQAQDDPWATPAGGGGAGGYSDEPPF, from the coding sequence ATGGCTGGTGACACCACCATCACGGTGATCGGGAACCTGACCGCCGACCCGGAGCTGCGGTTCACCCCGTCCGGGGCCGCGGTCGCGAACTTCACCGTGGCGTCCACGCCGCGCACGTTCGACCGCCAGAGCAACGAGTGGAAGGACGGCGACACGCTGTTCCTCCGCTGCTCGATCTGGCGGGAGGCGGCCGAGAACGTCGCCGAGTCGCTCACCAAGGGCACCCGCGTGATCGTCAGCGGGCGGCTCGTCCAGCGGTCCTACGAGACCCGCGAGGGCGAGAAGCGCACCGTGTACGAGCTGCAGGTCGACGAGGTCGGCCCGTCGCTCCGCTACGCCTCGGCCAAGGTCACCCGGACCCAGCGGTCCGGTGGCGGCGGCGGTGGCTTCGGCGGCGGCGGTGGCGGCTTCAGCGGTGGCGGTGGTGGCGGCGGCTTCAACGGAGGCGGCAACCAGGCGCAGGACGACCCGTGGGCCACGCCCGCGGGTGGTGGCGGCGCCGGCGGCTACTCCGACGAGCCCCCGTTCTGA
- the rpsR gene encoding 30S ribosomal protein S18 translates to MAKAVVRKPKKKQNPLKAAKIESVDYKDTALLRKFISDRGKIRARRVTGVSVQEQRAIARAVKNAREMALLPYSSSAR, encoded by the coding sequence ATGGCCAAGGCCGTTGTCCGGAAGCCCAAGAAGAAGCAGAACCCGCTCAAGGCGGCGAAGATCGAGTCGGTCGACTACAAGGACACCGCCCTGCTGCGGAAGTTCATCTCCGACCGCGGGAAGATCCGCGCCCGCCGCGTGACCGGCGTGTCCGTCCAGGAGCAGCGCGCGATCGCGCGGGCCGTGAAGAACGCCCGCGAGATGGCGCTCCTGCCGTACTCGTCGTCGGCGCGCTGA
- the rplI gene encoding 50S ribosomal protein L9 has translation MAKLILTHEVTGLGAPGDVVDVKDGYARNYLVPRGLATTWSKGAEKEITQIRRARKAREIETLEEARAVRDSLQGNPVTVSAKAGESGRLFGAITTAEIADAVKAAGGPSIDRRKVEVAQPIKALGQYDVQVRLHAEVSAKLTVKVVAA, from the coding sequence ATGGCCAAGCTCATCCTGACCCACGAGGTCACGGGCCTCGGCGCTCCCGGCGACGTCGTCGACGTCAAGGACGGGTACGCCCGGAACTACCTGGTCCCGCGCGGCCTCGCGACCACCTGGTCGAAGGGCGCCGAGAAGGAGATCACCCAGATCCGCCGTGCCCGCAAGGCGCGCGAGATCGAGACCCTCGAGGAGGCGCGCGCCGTGCGTGACTCCCTCCAGGGCAACCCGGTGACCGTCTCCGCGAAGGCCGGCGAGTCCGGTCGCCTGTTCGGTGCCATCACCACCGCCGAGATCGCCGACGCGGTCAAGGCGGCCGGTGGCCCGTCGATCGACCGCCGCAAGGTCGAGGTCGCGCAGCCGATCAAGGCCCTCGGCCAGTACGACGTGCAGGTCCGCCTGCACGCCGAGGTCTCCGCGAAGCTGACCGTCAAGGTCGTCGCGGCCTGA
- a CDS encoding MATE family efflux transporter → MLSTVDRQILGLAVPALGALVAEPLFVLVDSAIVGRLGTTELAGLSLASTLLVTVVGLCVFLAYATTAVVARRLGAGDRAGAMQVGVDGLWLGGGLGVVLAAAALALAPWAVGALGATGEVAEQAVTYLRASAPGLPGMLLVLAATGALRGLQDTRTPLVVAGVGAAVNAALNVVLVYGAGLGIAGSGLGTAITQVGMGAALVVVVVRGARRAGASLRPAPGGILAGVRTGTPLLLRTLSLRVAILLTVWVATALGPVALAGHQVVNAVWGFVAFALDALAIAAQALVGHALGAADVPLVRSLLRRTLQWGVGAGVVLGLLTGSLGWWLSAAFTSDPEVRHAVTVSLVVAAALMPMAGWVFVLDGVLIGAGDGRFLAAAGLVTLAAYVPVALAVRAWAPDGWAGLAWLWAAFAGVFMLARAVTTGLRARGGAWMVTGA, encoded by the coding sequence ATGCTGTCCACCGTCGACCGCCAGATCCTCGGTCTCGCCGTCCCGGCGCTGGGGGCGCTGGTCGCCGAACCGCTGTTCGTGCTGGTCGACTCGGCGATCGTCGGACGGCTGGGGACCACCGAGCTGGCCGGCCTCTCCCTGGCGTCCACGCTGCTCGTCACCGTCGTCGGGCTGTGCGTGTTCCTCGCCTATGCGACCACGGCCGTCGTCGCCCGGCGACTCGGGGCGGGCGACCGGGCGGGCGCCATGCAGGTGGGCGTGGACGGCCTGTGGCTCGGCGGCGGGCTCGGGGTCGTGCTCGCCGCGGCCGCCCTCGCGCTGGCGCCGTGGGCCGTCGGCGCGCTGGGGGCGACCGGCGAGGTGGCCGAGCAGGCCGTGACCTACCTGCGCGCCTCCGCGCCGGGGCTCCCCGGGATGCTGCTGGTCCTGGCCGCCACGGGCGCCCTGCGCGGGCTGCAGGACACGCGCACGCCCCTCGTGGTCGCCGGCGTCGGGGCCGCGGTGAACGCGGCGCTCAACGTGGTGCTGGTCTACGGCGCCGGGCTGGGGATCGCGGGGTCCGGCCTCGGGACGGCGATCACGCAGGTCGGCATGGGCGCGGCGCTCGTCGTCGTCGTGGTGCGCGGGGCGCGGCGGGCGGGGGCGTCGCTGCGCCCGGCGCCGGGCGGGATCCTCGCGGGGGTCCGCACCGGGACGCCGCTGCTGCTGCGCACGCTGTCGCTGCGCGTGGCGATCCTGCTGACCGTGTGGGTCGCGACCGCGCTCGGCCCGGTGGCGCTCGCCGGGCACCAGGTGGTGAACGCGGTCTGGGGCTTCGTGGCGTTCGCCCTGGACGCCCTGGCGATCGCGGCGCAGGCGCTCGTCGGGCACGCGCTGGGGGCGGCGGACGTGCCGCTCGTGCGGTCGCTGCTGCGCCGGACGCTGCAGTGGGGCGTCGGGGCCGGGGTGGTGCTGGGGCTGCTGACCGGCTCGCTGGGCTGGTGGTTGTCCGCGGCGTTCACGTCGGACCCCGAGGTCCGGCACGCGGTGACCGTCAGCCTGGTGGTCGCCGCGGCGCTGATGCCGATGGCCGGGTGGGTGTTCGTGCTCGACGGGGTGCTGATCGGTGCGGGCGACGGGCGGTTCCTCGCGGCGGCCGGGCTCGTGACGCTCGCGGCCTACGTGCCGGTCGCGCTGGCGGTCCGGGCGTGGGCGCCGGACGGGTGGGCCGGGCTCGCGTGGCTGTGGGCGGCGTTCGCCGGGGTGTTCATGCTGGCGCGGGCCGTGACGACCGGCCTGCGGGCGCGCGGCGGGGCCTGGATGGTCACCGGGGCGTGA
- the dnaB gene encoding replicative DNA helicase has translation MTIEDLEYGAPAGQGRAPAFDRTPPQDLDAEQSVLGGMMISKDAIADVVEQIRGNDFYRPAHEAIYDAIIDLYGRGEPADAVTVADELTKRGEIGRIGGVPYLHTLISMVPTAANAGYYARIVRERAVLRRLVEAGTRIVQLGYATDGGDVDDIVNNAQAEVYAVTERRTTEDYHRLGEVVAGTLDEIESAGHRGEGMVGVPTGFADLDRLTNGLHPGQMIVIAARPAIGKSTLALDFARAASIKHHQASVVFSLEMSRSEITMRLLSAEARVPLQKMRNGSMGDDDWQKLAQIQGKLTEAPLYIDDSPNMSLMEIRAKCRRLKQKHDLKLVIIDYLQLMSSGKRVESRQQEVSEFSRALKLLAKELEVPVIALSQLNRGPEQRTDKKPAMSDLRESGSIEQDADMVILLHREDAYERESPRAGEADLIVAKHRNGPTDVITVAFQGHYSRFVDMQS, from the coding sequence GTGACGATCGAGGACCTGGAGTACGGGGCACCCGCGGGCCAGGGGCGCGCGCCGGCGTTCGACCGGACCCCGCCGCAGGACCTCGACGCCGAGCAGTCCGTGCTCGGCGGCATGATGATCTCGAAGGACGCCATCGCCGACGTCGTCGAGCAGATCCGCGGCAACGACTTCTACCGCCCGGCGCACGAGGCGATCTACGACGCGATCATCGACCTCTACGGCCGCGGCGAGCCTGCCGACGCCGTCACCGTCGCCGACGAGCTCACGAAGCGCGGCGAGATCGGCCGCATCGGCGGCGTGCCGTACCTGCACACCCTCATCTCGATGGTGCCGACCGCGGCGAACGCCGGGTACTACGCCCGCATCGTCCGGGAGCGCGCCGTCCTGCGCCGCCTGGTCGAGGCCGGCACCCGCATCGTGCAGCTCGGCTACGCCACCGACGGCGGCGACGTCGACGACATCGTCAACAACGCCCAGGCCGAGGTCTACGCGGTCACCGAGCGGCGCACCACCGAGGACTACCACCGGCTCGGCGAGGTCGTCGCGGGCACCCTGGACGAGATCGAGTCCGCCGGCCACCGCGGCGAGGGCATGGTCGGCGTGCCCACCGGGTTCGCGGACCTCGACCGGCTGACCAACGGGCTGCACCCGGGGCAGATGATCGTCATCGCCGCGCGCCCCGCCATCGGCAAGTCGACGCTCGCGCTGGACTTCGCCCGCGCCGCGTCCATCAAGCACCACCAGGCCTCCGTCGTGTTCTCCCTCGAGATGAGCCGCTCCGAGATCACCATGCGCCTGCTCTCCGCCGAGGCCCGCGTGCCCCTGCAGAAGATGCGCAACGGCTCGATGGGCGACGACGACTGGCAGAAGCTCGCCCAGATCCAGGGCAAGCTCACCGAGGCGCCCCTGTACATCGACGACTCGCCCAACATGTCGCTGATGGAGATCCGCGCCAAGTGCCGGCGCCTCAAGCAGAAGCACGACCTCAAGCTCGTGATCATCGACTACCTGCAGCTCATGTCCTCCGGCAAGCGCGTCGAGTCCCGGCAGCAGGAGGTCTCCGAGTTCTCCCGTGCGCTCAAGCTGCTCGCGAAGGAGCTCGAGGTCCCCGTCATCGCGCTCTCGCAGCTGAACCGTGGACCCGAGCAGCGCACCGACAAGAAGCCGGCGATGAGCGACCTGCGCGAGTCCGGGTCCATCGAGCAGGACGCGGACATGGTGATCCTGCTGCACCGCGAGGACGCGTACGAGCGGGAGTCGCCGCGCGCGGGCGAGGCGGACCTGATCGTGGCGAAGCACCGTAACGGCCCGACCGACGTGATCACCGTGGCGTTCCAGGGGCACTACTCGCGTTTCGTGGACATGCAGTCCTGA
- a CDS encoding sulfite exporter TauE/SafE family protein, with the protein MLSVLLGLVVAVNLVFAFVFVRDLLRHRAELRSEPGSVIGQALSSVVTFFFSTFGISDFAISTVVYRRAKWVPDEKLPGTLNAQCVIPVAVMAVSYISSIEVGLVTLFTFIIAQCVGAYLGPRFVVRLPVNTIRLFIGIGLVVTSFMILAGQLGWIPSNGVATELTGWKFALGAVCMFVFGALNNVGIGSYALTMATTYALGMNPAAAFPIMMGACALSVPIGSSQFVKFGTYSRKLTLSTSTFGVLGVLVAVYVVKSLDVTVIKWVVLAVLVYTAVTILRAFALGRRAQPTAPEKEVAA; encoded by the coding sequence ATGCTGTCCGTCCTGCTCGGCCTCGTCGTCGCGGTCAACCTCGTCTTCGCGTTCGTGTTCGTCCGCGACCTCCTCCGGCACCGTGCCGAGCTGCGCTCGGAGCCCGGGAGCGTGATCGGCCAGGCGCTGTCCTCGGTCGTCACCTTCTTCTTCTCCACCTTCGGCATCTCCGACTTCGCGATCTCGACGGTCGTGTACCGCCGCGCGAAGTGGGTGCCGGACGAGAAGCTGCCCGGCACGCTGAACGCGCAGTGCGTCATCCCGGTCGCCGTCATGGCGGTCTCGTACATCAGCAGCATCGAGGTCGGCCTCGTCACGCTGTTCACGTTCATCATCGCCCAGTGCGTCGGCGCCTACCTCGGGCCGCGGTTCGTGGTCCGGCTGCCCGTGAACACCATCCGCCTGTTCATCGGGATCGGCCTCGTCGTGACGTCGTTCATGATCCTCGCCGGTCAGCTCGGCTGGATCCCGTCGAACGGCGTCGCGACGGAGCTCACCGGCTGGAAGTTCGCGCTCGGCGCGGTCTGCATGTTCGTCTTCGGCGCGCTGAACAACGTGGGCATCGGCTCGTACGCGCTGACGATGGCGACCACCTACGCGCTGGGCATGAACCCGGCCGCGGCCTTCCCGATCATGATGGGCGCCTGCGCGCTGTCGGTCCCGATCGGGTCGTCGCAGTTCGTCAAGTTCGGCACCTACTCGCGCAAGCTGACGCTGTCGACGTCCACGTTCGGCGTGCTGGGCGTGCTGGTGGCGGTCTACGTCGTGAAGTCGCTCGACGTCACGGTCATCAAGTGGGTCGTGCTCGCCGTCCTCGTCTACACCGCCGTGACGATCCTGCGGGCGTTCGCCCTCGGGCGCCGCGCCCAGCCCACCGCCCCCGAGAAGGAGGTCGCAGCGTGA
- a CDS encoding ornithine cyclodeaminase family protein → MILLTEKDIRSLMSMREAIAAAKEALTLHAAGGCDVPLRTNLDVAQHGGQALFMPAHVPQIDAVGIKIVSVFPGNAARGLPAVPAKVVLLDATTGDVAAILDGTYLTALRTGAVQGAATDTLARADARTGALIGAGGQAFGQLEAMLAARPLTHVRVHDRDGERCAAFVDDARGMASGYGAELSVARTAEDAVEGADVVTAATTSPVPVFDPSALGPGVHVNGVGAYTPAMQELPARLVVDADLVTIDTAAALDEAGDLIAPIEAGLLEPSRPVPLGEVLGGRAAGRTADGQTTVFKTVGSAVLDVVTAHRVLQAAVAAGVGHRIDL, encoded by the coding sequence GTGATCCTGCTGACCGAGAAGGACATCCGCAGCCTGATGAGCATGCGGGAGGCGATCGCCGCCGCGAAGGAGGCGCTCACCCTGCACGCGGCGGGCGGCTGCGACGTCCCCCTGCGGACCAACCTCGACGTCGCGCAGCACGGTGGGCAGGCCCTGTTCATGCCGGCCCACGTGCCGCAGATCGACGCGGTCGGCATCAAGATCGTCTCCGTGTTCCCCGGCAACGCGGCCCGCGGGCTGCCGGCGGTCCCGGCGAAGGTCGTGCTGCTCGACGCCACGACGGGTGACGTCGCGGCGATCCTGGACGGGACCTACCTCACCGCGCTGCGGACGGGTGCCGTGCAGGGCGCGGCGACCGACACGCTCGCCCGGGCCGACGCGCGCACCGGGGCACTGATCGGGGCCGGCGGCCAGGCGTTCGGCCAGCTCGAGGCGATGCTCGCGGCCCGGCCGCTCACGCACGTCCGCGTCCACGACCGCGACGGCGAGCGGTGTGCCGCGTTCGTCGACGACGCCCGCGGGATGGCGAGCGGGTACGGCGCGGAGCTGTCCGTGGCGCGCACCGCCGAGGACGCCGTGGAGGGCGCCGACGTGGTGACGGCGGCGACGACCTCCCCGGTTCCCGTGTTCGACCCCTCGGCGCTCGGCCCGGGCGTGCACGTCAACGGCGTCGGCGCCTACACCCCGGCCATGCAGGAGCTTCCGGCGCGGCTCGTCGTGGACGCCGACCTGGTGACCATCGACACGGCGGCGGCGCTGGACGAGGCCGGGGACCTCATCGCCCCGATCGAGGCGGGCCTGCTCGAGCCGTCCCGGCCGGTCCCCCTCGGGGAGGTCCTGGGCGGTCGTGCCGCGGGCCGGACGGCCGATGGCCAGACCACGGTGTTCAAGACCGTGGGCTCGGCCGTGCTGGACGTCGTGACCGCGCACCGCGTCCTGCAGGCGGCGGTCGCGGCCGGGGTCGGGCACCGCATCGACCTGTGA